A portion of the Flavobacterium limnophilum genome contains these proteins:
- a CDS encoding xylulokinase produces MYYIGFDIGSSSVKVAIVESATGKSIGVAQEPETEMSMLALKNGWAEQKPEDWWLHACNAVAKLKKKHNISRTQIKGIGISYQMHGLVLVDKEGQPLRKSIIWCDSRAVEIGNEAFAAIGEKKCNEHLLNSPGNFTASKLKWVKENEPEIYSQIHKFMLPGDYIAYKLSNVINTTISGLSEGIMWDFKNDTFANFLFEHYGISTELVPDIVDTFCIQSKVDKKGAEESGLAEGTPIFYRAGDQPNNALSLNVFNPGEVAATGGTSGVVYAMTNSLSVKESSRVNNFAHVNYKKGNDPRIGKLLCINGAGIQYRWLLNNLSVSSYEEMNNLASDIPVGSDGVCMIPFGNGAERMLNSKDIGTRLVNINLNNHGKAHICRAALEGIAFSFVYGMEIMKSDGIEVNVMRAGNDNLFRSEIFSNTVATLIGHEIEIYNTTGAIGAARASVLHEGDFETFGKHITDNDHVMTYMPFKDKQPYLEAYQLWKNELELIINK; encoded by the coding sequence ATGTATTACATTGGATTTGACATAGGTAGCTCATCAGTGAAAGTGGCTATCGTAGAAAGCGCTACCGGAAAAAGCATTGGCGTAGCACAAGAGCCAGAAACCGAAATGAGCATGCTAGCCTTGAAAAATGGCTGGGCAGAACAAAAACCAGAAGATTGGTGGTTACACGCTTGCAATGCAGTAGCCAAATTGAAGAAAAAACACAACATTTCAAGAACGCAAATAAAAGGTATTGGGATTTCATACCAAATGCACGGATTGGTTTTGGTTGATAAAGAGGGGCAACCCTTAAGAAAATCCATAATTTGGTGCGACAGCCGAGCTGTTGAAATAGGAAACGAGGCATTTGCGGCAATCGGCGAAAAAAAGTGCAATGAACACTTGTTGAATTCTCCCGGGAATTTCACCGCTTCAAAGTTGAAATGGGTCAAAGAAAACGAGCCGGAAATTTACAGCCAGATTCATAAATTTATGTTGCCGGGAGATTATATTGCCTATAAATTATCGAATGTAATCAATACTACCATCTCGGGATTGTCTGAAGGAATTATGTGGGATTTTAAAAATGATACTTTCGCCAACTTCTTGTTTGAGCATTATGGTATTTCGACTGAACTTGTCCCAGACATAGTAGATACTTTTTGCATCCAGTCTAAAGTGGACAAAAAAGGAGCAGAAGAAAGCGGTTTGGCCGAAGGAACTCCCATATTTTACAGAGCGGGCGACCAACCCAATAACGCGCTTTCGTTAAATGTTTTCAATCCAGGCGAGGTGGCTGCAACAGGCGGAACATCGGGCGTGGTTTACGCAATGACCAATAGTTTGTCCGTAAAAGAAAGTTCAAGGGTCAATAATTTTGCCCACGTTAACTATAAAAAAGGGAATGATCCACGAATTGGAAAATTGTTGTGCATCAATGGCGCCGGAATTCAATACCGTTGGTTGCTGAATAATCTTTCGGTTTCTTCTTATGAAGAAATGAATAACCTCGCTTCGGATATTCCGGTAGGTTCTGATGGAGTTTGCATGATTCCTTTTGGAAACGGAGCCGAACGAATGCTGAACAGCAAAGACATTGGAACAAGATTGGTAAACATCAATCTGAACAATCACGGTAAAGCACATATTTGTCGTGCAGCCTTGGAAGGAATTGCCTTTTCATTTGTATATGGAATGGAAATCATGAAATCCGACGGAATCGAAGTGAACGTAATGCGTGCCGGAAACGATAATTTATTCCGTTCGGAGATTTTTTCGAATACCGTGGCAACACTTATCGGACACGAAATAGAAATTTACAATACAACAGGAGCCATTGGTGCAGCAAGAGCATCAGTGCTTCACGAAGGCGATTTTGAAACTTTCGGAAAACACATCACCGACAATGATCACGTGATGACTTACATGCCTTTTAAAGACAAACAACCGTATTTAGAAGCATACCAACTTTGGAAAAATGAACTAGAATTAATAATCAATAAATAA